One window from the genome of Paenibacillus azoreducens encodes:
- a CDS encoding carbohydrate ABC transporter permease, with amino-acid sequence MNNYRDLFNDPLFWKSIYNTIYFTVFFVPLSIFIGVALAMMLNMKVKGLAVFRTIFFLPTLVPQVALAVLWMWLLHPNFGLVNGMLARIGIDGPPWLGGEAWSKPSLILMSLWGIGQAVVIYLAGLGDIPDDYYEAAEIDGANWFQKTKAVTLPLLTPVIFYNLVMGMIGAFQQFTLPYTLTKGQGTPANSMTFYVMYLYENGFRYFKMGYASAMAWILFIIVMALTAIIFVTSKRWVHYQGK; translated from the coding sequence TTGAATAATTATAGGGATCTATTCAACGATCCTTTGTTTTGGAAATCCATATACAATACGATTTATTTCACCGTTTTTTTTGTTCCATTAAGCATATTTATCGGTGTGGCGCTCGCAATGATGTTGAATATGAAAGTCAAAGGACTGGCTGTATTCCGAACGATCTTCTTCTTGCCCACGCTTGTGCCGCAAGTGGCTTTGGCCGTTCTCTGGATGTGGTTGCTGCATCCCAACTTCGGTTTGGTGAATGGAATGCTGGCACGTATCGGGATAGACGGGCCGCCTTGGCTTGGCGGTGAGGCATGGTCCAAACCTTCTCTTATCCTGATGTCGCTATGGGGTATTGGACAAGCCGTCGTTATTTACCTTGCCGGATTGGGGGACATCCCGGATGATTATTACGAAGCAGCGGAAATTGATGGTGCCAACTGGTTCCAGAAAACGAAAGCAGTAACATTGCCTTTGCTCACGCCAGTCATTTTCTATAACCTGGTCATGGGAATGATTGGTGCATTTCAACAGTTCACGCTTCCTTATACGTTAACCAAGGGGCAAGGAACTCCCGCAAATTCCATGACTTTTTATGTCATGTATTTATATGAGAACGGATTCAGATATTTCAAAATGGGCTATGCCTCCGCAATGGCCTGGATCTTGTTTATTATTGTGATGGCATTAACCGCAATCATTTTCGTGACGTCAAAACGCTGGGTTCATTATCAAGGGAAATAA
- a CDS encoding carbohydrate ABC transporter permease, with product MNPTTIKRLKRTLAYICLILASAFFIIPFVWLISTSLKPLTQIFTFPPQWIPRPFLWSNYSRAVEYIHFWTYLKNTAIITIFSTLGVIVSCPLVAYSFAKLEWRGRGILFFVTLAVMMIPGQVTMIPLFLLFTKLGWVGTSLPLIVPQFFGVPIYIFLTRQFFLGLPDALREAARLDGASEFRIYLQIMFPLAKSAILAVALFQFMASWTDFMGPLLYLTNEPSYTVSLGLQQFQSQKGSEWGLLMAVSTLMTLPIIILFFFLQKTFISGITFSGIKG from the coding sequence ATGAATCCTACCACGATCAAAAGACTTAAACGTACGTTAGCATACATCTGTTTGATTTTGGCTTCAGCATTTTTTATTATTCCGTTTGTTTGGCTGATTTCGACCTCTCTGAAACCACTCACACAAATCTTTACGTTCCCTCCACAATGGATTCCACGTCCTTTTCTATGGAGTAATTATTCCCGGGCTGTTGAGTATATCCATTTTTGGACCTATCTAAAAAATACTGCGATTATTACAATCTTTAGCACGCTCGGTGTGATCGTATCTTGTCCCTTGGTTGCATACAGTTTTGCTAAGCTCGAGTGGCGAGGACGAGGCATACTTTTTTTCGTTACCCTCGCTGTTATGATGATTCCCGGCCAGGTCACCATGATTCCTCTTTTTCTATTGTTTACCAAGCTCGGTTGGGTAGGGACGTCGCTCCCGCTTATTGTTCCGCAATTTTTTGGCGTGCCCATTTACATTTTCCTTACGCGGCAGTTTTTCCTCGGTTTGCCTGATGCCCTGCGGGAAGCCGCTCGATTAGACGGTGCCAGTGAGTTTCGCATATATTTGCAGATCATGTTTCCTCTTGCCAAGTCAGCAATTTTAGCCGTCGCATTGTTTCAATTTATGGCAAGCTGGACTGATTTCATGGGGCCCTTGCTCTATTTAACGAACGAACCTTCCTACACGGTGTCACTCGGATTGCAGCAATTTCAAAGCCAAAAAGGGTCTGAATGGGGCTTATTAATGGCTGTCTCCACCTTGATGACATTACCGATTATCATTCTGTTCTTTTTTCTTCAGAAAACTTTTATTAGTGGAATTACGTTTAGCGGAATAAAAGGATAA
- a CDS encoding carbohydrate ABC transporter permease, translating to MGCYNKIASAVIGRGIGLPSIESVLNVKKTKSRMYKRNILKEHALAYVFLAPSMILFIMFLFYPMLKSVYLSMTITDPRGQVAEFVWFENFAALFKSHQLYSNLSVTLMFILYTVPTSLIWSLFLAAITHNKLRGMKIFQFIFSLPIVISVGTGSIIWFLLFHPTAGMLNYFLSLVHIGPIPWLTDPAWALMSISLMTIWMNMGFLYIVLSSGLQGIPEELYESAKIDGSGPVRTFMRIVLPLLSPTIFFALIVSVIGAFQAFGQIHILTRGGPINSTNVIVYSIYQDAFVNFRFGIGSAQALILFVIILLLTVLQFKVLEKKVHYQ from the coding sequence ATGGGCTGTTATAATAAAATTGCATCGGCAGTTATAGGAAGGGGGATTGGTTTGCCTAGTATTGAAAGCGTTTTAAATGTAAAAAAGACTAAAAGCAGGATGTATAAACGGAATATTTTGAAAGAACATGCGCTTGCTTACGTTTTTTTGGCGCCTTCGATGATTTTATTTATTATGTTTTTATTTTACCCGATGCTGAAGTCCGTTTATTTGAGCATGACGATTACCGATCCACGCGGACAGGTAGCCGAATTCGTCTGGTTTGAGAATTTTGCGGCCTTGTTCAAGTCGCATCAGCTGTATTCCAATTTGAGCGTAACCTTGATGTTTATTTTGTACACGGTGCCGACCTCGTTGATCTGGTCTTTGTTTTTAGCTGCCATTACCCATAACAAGCTGCGGGGGATGAAGATATTTCAGTTTATCTTTTCGCTGCCTATCGTTATTTCAGTGGGGACGGGTTCGATCATTTGGTTTCTGCTCTTTCATCCGACCGCCGGCATGCTGAATTATTTTCTGAGCCTGGTTCATATCGGGCCGATTCCGTGGCTGACCGATCCGGCATGGGCGCTTATGTCCATCTCGCTCATGACGATTTGGATGAACATGGGCTTTTTGTACATTGTGTTATCCAGCGGTTTGCAAGGCATTCCGGAAGAACTTTATGAAAGCGCTAAAATCGATGGCTCCGGGCCTGTCCGTACGTTTATGCGCATCGTGCTCCCTCTTCTTTCCCCGACGATTTTTTTCGCGTTGATCGTGTCGGTGATCGGGGCTTTCCAGGCTTTCGGCCAAATTCATATTTTGACCAGAGGCGGTCCGATCAACTCCACCAATGTCATTGTCTATTCCATCTACCAAGACGCCTTCGTTAATTTCCGCTTCGGAATCGGCAGCGCCCAGGCACTCATTTTATTTGTTATTATTTTGCTGCTGACCGTGCTGCAGTTTAAAGTTCTGGAAAAGAAGGTGCACTATCAATGA
- a CDS encoding GntR family transcriptional regulator, with translation MELHLYEQIYIYIIQEIKEGRLKAGDRLSSEKELAEKFGVSRITSKKALEKLADSGVIKRIQGKGSYVADNLMERQEPKSITPTLVTDDEKRLLGFITPNFSDEFGLRLLRSMEKQSAKHNYQLIIRRTFGDREEEKRAIQLFISLGIKGLIMIPNHGEHYNSELLRLVFDQFPIVLVDRYLKGIPVCSVYTDNKKASMDLTLHLINKGHKKIAFLSPPEENTSTLEERLLGYTLAFTQEGMKLNKDYLITNLRGTLPENIDGEAAKEKDKETIRVFLEQHPNVKAFVVSEFLIAMMLANVIHSMGKSLEEFEIVCFDSMDDYLGQTIFTHIEQDENQMGEVAVNMLISQILGTAVPERTIVEHRMIVK, from the coding sequence ATGGAACTGCATCTATACGAGCAAATATATATATACATTATTCAAGAAATTAAAGAAGGTCGGCTGAAAGCGGGGGATCGGTTGTCTTCAGAAAAAGAATTGGCTGAAAAGTTTGGGGTCAGCCGCATTACTTCCAAAAAAGCCTTGGAGAAGCTGGCCGATTCAGGGGTTATCAAACGTATCCAAGGTAAGGGCTCTTATGTGGCAGATAATCTAATGGAAAGACAAGAGCCAAAGAGTATAACGCCAACCCTAGTTACTGATGATGAGAAGCGGCTTCTCGGTTTCATTACACCGAATTTTTCAGATGAGTTCGGCCTTAGGCTCCTGAGATCGATGGAAAAGCAAAGCGCCAAGCATAATTACCAACTGATCATCAGGCGTACATTCGGGGACCGTGAGGAAGAAAAGCGCGCTATCCAACTTTTTATTAGCTTGGGCATTAAGGGATTAATCATGATACCCAATCATGGAGAACATTATAATTCAGAATTGCTTCGGCTCGTATTTGATCAGTTTCCAATCGTTTTGGTGGATCGATATTTGAAAGGAATTCCCGTTTGTTCGGTGTATACGGATAATAAGAAAGCATCAATGGATCTTACGCTCCATTTAATAAACAAAGGTCATAAAAAAATCGCATTTTTATCTCCGCCAGAGGAGAATACATCAACCTTGGAAGAGAGACTGCTCGGATATACGTTAGCTTTTACCCAAGAAGGAATGAAATTGAATAAAGATTATTTAATTACTAACTTGAGGGGAACTCTTCCCGAAAACATAGACGGTGAGGCTGCCAAGGAAAAAGATAAAGAGACAATTAGAGTTTTTTTGGAGCAACACCCCAATGTGAAGGCGTTCGTCGTTTCGGAGTTTCTTATAGCCATGATGCTGGCTAATGTCATACACTCGATGGGGAAATCACTGGAGGAATTCGAGATTGTTTGCTTTGACTCCATGGATGATTATCTGGGACAAACCATATTCACTCACATAGAACAAGATGAGAACCAGATGGGTGAAGTAGCGGTGAATATGCTGATCTCACAAATCCTCGGAACGGCCGTTCCCGAACGGACAATTGTTGAACACCGAATGATCGTCAAATAA
- a CDS encoding ABC transporter substrate-binding protein, with the protein MGKSKRHVFSMLVLLTVLLIVTACSNSAGSGDKPGVTTVTMWHGLTSIDLENMNKVVTAFEEKNPTIKMNLVYTESSEGSDQKLLTAVAGGNPPDVALFDRFKVGTWAAQGSLTDLSSMAETSGIRREMYYPFAWDESSYNGKLYAIPMDTDARLLFYNKDHFKEVGLDPEKPPRTIAELEAAAEKLTIKEGKRFKRIGFIPWYSQGWLYTWGWAFGGEFQDAATGKITANNPKIVEALQWMTDFGKKYDVEDIAGFTSAAGSEEMDPFISGQISMKVSGNFTVPGIKKFNPNLNYGVAPIPTPTGTNFTTWSGGGSAIIPKGAKNVDAAWKFLEFLGKEEGQALVNANSGFSVIDSVNTQFGYKDDPIMKEFVNILPHSHNRPVIPEGQLLWNELASATEKATRGNGTPKENLDRVTETVNKALEKYNK; encoded by the coding sequence ATGGGGAAATCCAAAAGACATGTTTTTTCAATGCTGGTGCTTTTGACTGTTTTATTAATTGTAACCGCTTGCTCAAATAGTGCAGGCTCAGGCGATAAACCTGGCGTTACAACCGTCACGATGTGGCATGGCCTTACCTCAATCGATTTAGAGAATATGAATAAAGTGGTGACAGCATTTGAGGAAAAGAATCCGACTATCAAAATGAACTTGGTTTATACCGAATCCAGTGAAGGATCGGACCAGAAGCTGCTTACTGCGGTTGCTGGCGGCAATCCTCCTGATGTTGCGCTATTCGACCGGTTTAAGGTTGGTACTTGGGCAGCACAGGGTTCATTGACGGATCTATCTTCGATGGCTGAGACCTCTGGAATCCGAAGAGAAATGTATTATCCGTTTGCTTGGGATGAATCCAGTTATAACGGAAAACTCTATGCCATTCCGATGGATACTGACGCCCGCCTTTTGTTTTACAATAAAGATCATTTCAAGGAAGTGGGACTGGATCCCGAAAAGCCGCCGAGAACCATTGCTGAACTCGAAGCGGCTGCGGAGAAGCTGACAATTAAAGAGGGCAAACGTTTCAAACGGATTGGCTTTATCCCTTGGTATTCACAAGGGTGGCTTTATACATGGGGATGGGCGTTTGGGGGAGAATTTCAGGATGCCGCAACCGGTAAAATTACTGCCAACAATCCGAAAATCGTGGAAGCGCTTCAGTGGATGACCGACTTTGGCAAAAAATATGATGTCGAAGACATTGCAGGATTTACAAGCGCAGCGGGTTCGGAAGAAATGGATCCATTCATTTCCGGTCAAATCAGCATGAAAGTAAGCGGGAACTTCACGGTACCCGGCATCAAAAAATTCAATCCTAACCTGAATTACGGCGTGGCGCCAATACCGACGCCAACCGGGACAAACTTTACGACTTGGTCTGGTGGCGGTTCCGCTATTATCCCTAAAGGTGCCAAGAACGTCGATGCAGCTTGGAAGTTCCTCGAGTTTTTGGGGAAAGAAGAAGGCCAAGCGTTAGTGAACGCAAACTCCGGTTTCTCTGTGATCGATTCGGTGAATACCCAATTCGGATACAAGGATGATCCGATCATGAAGGAATTTGTTAATATTTTGCCTCATTCACACAATCGTCCGGTGATTCCTGAAGGACAACTGCTGTGGAATGAACTGGCTTCAGCAACGGAAAAGGCTACTCGCGGTAATGGCACTCCAAAAGAAAATTTGGACCGCGTAACAGAGACTGTCAATAAAGCATTGGAAAAATACAATAAATAA
- a CDS encoding carbohydrate ABC transporter permease produces the protein MIAKRTTPLLLYSLLAILALAVLYPLIFTVLSSFMTENEVSNFPPPLFPTHLYLDNFKEAIAGFPIIRFILNSFIVSTAVMISQVITSSLAAYAFSFMNFKGKGMLFALFLSTMMIPWEVTIIPNYLLIKSWGWMDSYQGLIVPFMAGAFGVFLLRQFFLQLPRELFDAGKIDGCGHLRNYFSIVLPLSRPALATLSVYVFLTHWNHYLWPLLITNRASMRTVQIGVAMLQHAEVMSWNLILAGVTLVLLPSFILLAFGVKQLVRGIAAGAVKG, from the coding sequence ATGATTGCAAAACGAACCACGCCGCTTTTGTTGTATTCGCTGCTTGCCATTTTAGCGCTGGCCGTGCTGTATCCGCTTATTTTTACGGTGCTTTCATCGTTTATGACCGAAAATGAGGTATCCAACTTTCCGCCTCCGCTGTTTCCGACCCATCTGTATCTCGACAACTTCAAGGAGGCCATTGCCGGGTTTCCAATTATTCGGTTTATTTTAAACAGCTTTATCGTCTCGACCGCGGTGATGATCAGTCAAGTCATAACGTCGAGTCTGGCGGCTTATGCTTTTTCATTCATGAATTTCAAAGGCAAAGGCATGCTGTTTGCGCTGTTTTTGTCCACCATGATGATACCGTGGGAAGTTACGATTATTCCGAACTATCTTCTGATTAAAAGCTGGGGCTGGATGGACAGTTACCAGGGGCTGATCGTGCCTTTTATGGCCGGTGCTTTCGGAGTGTTTCTACTGCGCCAATTTTTTCTGCAGCTGCCGCGGGAGCTGTTTGACGCCGGGAAAATCGACGGCTGCGGGCATTTACGGAATTACTTTTCCATCGTGCTGCCGCTGTCCAGACCTGCTCTGGCGACGCTTTCGGTATATGTGTTTTTGACGCATTGGAATCATTATCTGTGGCCGCTGCTGATCACCAACCGGGCGTCCATGCGAACCGTGCAAATCGGGGTGGCGATGCTGCAGCATGCCGAGGTGATGTCCTGGAATTTGATTTTGGCCGGGGTTACGCTCGTGCTGCTGCCATCCTTTATCCTGCTCGCTTTTGGCGTCAAACAGCTTGTGCGCGGCATTGCGGCGGGCGCAGTCAAAGGTTAG
- a CDS encoding ABC transporter substrate-binding protein, which translates to MGKKKLASLLLASVMLLLSACSVNMGGDEPKASEPKTSGTEVKAGAQKVVFWHAMGGATTKVVDQLVDNFNKSQDKIQVEAVYQGTYDDLLSKLKASMGTNEGPTVVQMYEIGSRFMIDSKLIAPMQNFIDQDGWDVGQLEPNISGYYTFDNKLYSMPFNTSNPILYYNKDLFKDAGLDPESPPKTFEELKAAADTISKKGKAVGANFAIYGWFMEQLFANQGAEYVNNGNGRDSLATESLLNSEAGVKVMTWWKDLIDSKAANNLGRKTDDSKKAFSAGQVAMILDSTAALKGLVDGTAGKFEVGTGFLPKPADAKEGGVIVGGASLWMMNNRPDEEQKAAWEFIKFVTSPEQQAFWHINTGYFPITLKAYDQDSVKENLKKFPQFQTAVDQLHNTKLNKATQGAVMGVFPEARQIVEGAIEEVLNNKKAPQAALDDAAKEITSKIQEYNRTVK; encoded by the coding sequence ATGGGAAAAAAGAAACTGGCAAGTTTGCTGCTGGCGTCCGTGATGCTGCTCCTGTCTGCATGCAGCGTGAACATGGGCGGGGATGAGCCGAAGGCAAGCGAGCCCAAAACAAGCGGTACGGAAGTCAAAGCCGGCGCACAAAAGGTTGTGTTCTGGCATGCGATGGGCGGGGCGACAACGAAGGTGGTCGATCAGTTGGTCGATAACTTCAATAAGTCGCAGGATAAAATCCAGGTGGAAGCCGTTTATCAGGGCACTTATGATGATTTGCTCAGCAAATTAAAGGCGTCCATGGGCACGAATGAAGGGCCGACGGTGGTGCAGATGTACGAAATCGGGAGCCGGTTCATGATCGATTCCAAACTCATTGCGCCGATGCAAAATTTCATCGACCAGGACGGGTGGGACGTCGGCCAGCTTGAGCCGAATATTAGCGGTTATTATACGTTCGATAATAAACTGTATTCAATGCCGTTTAATACCTCGAATCCTATTCTTTATTACAACAAGGATTTGTTTAAAGACGCCGGATTGGATCCGGAAAGTCCTCCCAAGACCTTTGAGGAGCTGAAAGCCGCGGCTGACACAATCTCGAAAAAAGGCAAGGCCGTCGGCGCCAACTTTGCGATTTACGGCTGGTTCATGGAGCAGTTGTTCGCGAACCAGGGAGCGGAATACGTCAACAACGGCAACGGCCGGGACAGCCTGGCGACCGAATCGCTGTTGAATTCCGAGGCAGGCGTGAAAGTGATGACATGGTGGAAGGATCTGATCGATTCGAAAGCGGCCAACAACCTTGGCCGGAAGACGGATGATTCCAAAAAGGCTTTCTCCGCGGGCCAGGTGGCGATGATCCTCGATTCGACGGCTGCCCTGAAAGGGCTAGTGGACGGAACGGCAGGCAAGTTCGAGGTCGGAACGGGTTTTCTGCCGAAACCGGCGGATGCCAAGGAAGGCGGCGTCATCGTCGGCGGTGCGAGCCTGTGGATGATGAACAACCGTCCGGACGAGGAGCAAAAAGCAGCATGGGAATTCATCAAATTCGTGACCTCGCCGGAGCAGCAGGCATTCTGGCATATCAATACCGGATATTTCCCGATTACGCTCAAAGCGTACGATCAGGATAGCGTGAAGGAAAATCTCAAAAAATTCCCGCAATTTCAGACGGCAGTCGACCAGCTGCACAACACGAAGCTGAACAAGGCGACCCAGGGAGCGGTGATGGGCGTCTTCCCGGAAGCTCGTCAAATCGTCGAAGGCGCGATCGAAGAGGTGCTCAACAACAAGAAAGCACCGCAAGCGGCGCTTGATGATGCGGCGAAAGAGATCACCTCCAAGATTCAGGAGTATAACCGGACGGTGAAATAG